In Stieleria varia, one genomic interval encodes:
- the trhA gene encoding PAQR family membrane homeostasis protein TrhA, whose protein sequence is MNSPDTLESSPLQRDGQEWLNTLTHGFAVALTLVAAVPLIGAAWKAEHGLAYACTAYITAVSATFLCSTLSHHVKRQPLRDTMRAWDQAMIYAMISGTYSPIVFRYLNGSAQVSLQVAIWLAAAVGIAAKLAFRHRINSVTTVSYLLLGWLPSIPLYGSVPRELGLAMLSGGIVYTLGVAVLVNDYRSKYLHAVWHVLVIFAASIHFYGIFHYVVGR, encoded by the coding sequence GTGAATTCACCGGACACTCTGGAATCTTCGCCACTGCAGCGCGATGGTCAAGAATGGCTCAACACGCTGACTCATGGCTTTGCAGTCGCCCTCACACTGGTGGCAGCGGTGCCATTGATTGGTGCCGCTTGGAAAGCCGAACACGGACTGGCTTATGCATGCACGGCCTACATCACCGCCGTATCGGCAACGTTTCTCTGTTCGACGCTTTCCCATCACGTCAAACGTCAACCGTTGCGGGACACGATGAGGGCTTGGGACCAAGCCATGATTTACGCGATGATCTCGGGGACGTATTCCCCGATCGTTTTCCGCTACCTCAACGGCAGCGCCCAGGTTTCCCTTCAGGTAGCGATTTGGCTTGCCGCTGCAGTCGGGATCGCGGCAAAGCTGGCTTTTCGGCACCGGATCAACTCGGTGACCACCGTCAGCTACTTGCTGTTGGGTTGGTTGCCATCGATCCCCCTATACGGGAGCGTTCCGCGTGAACTGGGGCTCGCTATGCTCAGCGGCGGGATTGTCTACACTTTGGGGGTTGCGGTCCTCGTCAATGATTATCGCAGCAAGTATCTGCATGCTGTTTGGCATGTTTTGGTGATCTTCGCTGCCTCGATTCACTTTTACGGGATTTTCCACTACGTCGTTGGCCGATGA